A region of the Nitrospirota bacterium genome:
CCTGCTCGACCAGGCGCGCAAGCAGGCGCAACAGGCGTCCGACGAGAACCAGCGCCGGGTCAAGGAAGAGACCGATCGCATGCTGGCCGCGGCGCGTGACGAGATGGCGCGTGAGCGCCTTCGCCTGAGCAAGGAGCTCAGAGAGCAGGCCGTAGACCTGGTGCTGGCCGCGACCGAACGGGTGATCCGCCGAAATCTGACCGACGCCGACTCGAAGCGCCTGGTCAAAGAGGCGATCGAGCAACTCAACTAGGGACCTGCCCGAGCATTCGGCCAGTTGAGCCCGTCCAGGAAGGGCTCCTTGCGCACGGGGCGAGGGTCCCGCGCTATGCCCCACTTCCGCGCCGTTCTGTTCGATCTCTGCGACACGCTCGTGCACTTCGACGCCGAGC
Encoded here:
- the atpF gene encoding F0F1 ATP synthase subunit B, yielding MPQFDTHFLTPLLFWSAVSFAILLFLLKRYAFPAITEMLDARERTIAQNLAKAEQARKEAEQLLAEYQTKLKAAQQEATALLDQARKQAQQASDENQRRVKEETDRMLAAARDEMARERLRLSKELREQAVDLVLAATERVIRRNLTDADSKRLVKEAIEQLN